A genomic window from Terriglobia bacterium includes:
- a CDS encoding DUF92 domain-containing protein, with protein MGDASVYNGVGRRPLISTRKMVHISMLSFALLLPFLTWVEAAGAALVALAFNLFILPRLELDLGKQSTRGAGEARPMQWTGIVAYPVSVLVLVLLYGRRMEVVGAVWAIMALGDGFASVAGESLRGRAVPWNRGKTWSGFAAFIAIGTLGSFALARWINPSVPELNLLIVCAATAAVGAVVETLPIKLDDNISVPLVCGGFMYCALLIEWSALQSNLPYLGVRVLLAVGINAVFALAALALRMVNRSGALMGFLMGALIYMGYGYKTFLVLLSFFVIGSVATRLGYGRKAARGVAESRRGARSWREATANTLAAAFFSVLVITTHYEAAFLAAFIAAMAEAAGDTISSEIGQWLSGRAYMITTFKPVPAGLDGGISLVGTLAGMGASAAIVAVGYALGLCRPGTAVVAFIAAGAGNLFDSYLGATIERRGLVGNGIVNFAGTSFAGGLALGLLLALHLV; from the coding sequence TTGGGTGACGCTTCGGTCTACAACGGAGTGGGGCGGCGACCGCTGATCTCCACGCGGAAGATGGTCCACATCTCCATGCTGTCGTTTGCGCTGCTGCTGCCTTTCCTGACCTGGGTGGAGGCGGCAGGGGCGGCGCTGGTGGCGCTCGCTTTCAACCTGTTCATACTGCCACGGCTGGAACTTGACCTCGGCAAGCAGTCCACCCGCGGGGCAGGCGAAGCTCGGCCCATGCAGTGGACCGGCATCGTTGCATATCCTGTTTCTGTGCTGGTGCTGGTACTGCTGTACGGCAGGCGTATGGAAGTGGTGGGCGCCGTGTGGGCCATCATGGCGCTGGGCGACGGCTTCGCCAGCGTGGCCGGCGAATCCCTGCGAGGTCGCGCGGTCCCGTGGAACCGGGGCAAAACGTGGTCAGGCTTTGCCGCGTTTATCGCCATCGGCACGCTGGGAAGCTTTGCGCTGGCACGGTGGATCAATCCGTCAGTGCCCGAACTGAATTTGCTGATTGTCTGCGCGGCCACGGCGGCGGTGGGAGCGGTGGTTGAGACGCTGCCGATCAAGCTGGATGACAACATCTCCGTGCCGCTGGTCTGCGGCGGCTTCATGTATTGCGCGCTGCTCATCGAGTGGTCGGCGCTCCAAAGCAACCTGCCTTATCTCGGCGTGCGCGTGCTGCTGGCCGTTGGAATCAATGCCGTTTTTGCTCTGGCTGCCCTGGCGCTGCGCATGGTGAACCGCTCAGGCGCGCTGATGGGTTTCCTGATGGGAGCCCTCATCTACATGGGCTATGGCTATAAAACCTTCCTGGTGCTGCTGTCGTTTTTTGTGATCGGCTCGGTGGCAACTCGGCTTGGCTACGGTCGGAAGGCGGCGCGGGGCGTGGCGGAATCTCGCCGGGGCGCGCGAAGCTGGCGCGAGGCCACGGCCAATACGCTGGCGGCGGCGTTCTTTTCCGTGCTGGTGATCACGACTCACTACGAGGCGGCGTTCCTGGCGGCCTTCATCGCGGCGATGGCGGAAGCCGCAGGCGATACCATCTCGAGCGAAATCGGGCAGTGGCTTTCCGGGCGAGCCTACATGATTACCACCTTCAAGCCTGTCCCTGCAGGTCTCGACGGCGGCATTTCGCTGGTGGGAACGCTGGCGGGAATGGGCGCAAGCGCCGCGATTGTGGCCGTGGGCTACGCGCTGGGCCTGTGCCGGCCCGGCACCGCCGTCGTCGCGTTCATCGCCGCCGGGGCAGGGAACCTGTTTGACAGCTACCTCGGCGCCACCATCGAACGCCGCGGCCTGGTCGGCAATGGCATCGTCAACTTTGCCGGTACCAGCTTCGCAGGTGGCCTGGCGTTGGGCCTGCTGCTCGCCTTACACCTGGTGTGA
- a CDS encoding carboxymuconolactone decarboxylase family protein, producing MQARIKNPVMFNPEAMQAMQDLAKAVERSTIPPKTLALVHLRASQINGCSVCVDLSLRFNKAGDSNERLFAVAAWREAPWFSDAERAALALTEAVTRLSDRPDPVPDDIWNEAARFYNESELATLVLWIAVTNVWNRLNVATRQVAGEWAKSLQAKKVMEGGPAAR from the coding sequence ATTCAAGCACGGATAAAGAACCCGGTAATGTTTAATCCGGAGGCCATGCAGGCCATGCAAGACCTTGCGAAGGCAGTGGAACGGAGCACCATTCCGCCCAAGACGCTCGCTCTGGTCCACCTGCGCGCCAGCCAGATTAACGGATGCAGCGTCTGTGTTGATCTCTCGCTGCGCTTTAACAAGGCGGGCGATTCAAATGAGCGCCTGTTCGCCGTGGCGGCCTGGCGCGAGGCTCCCTGGTTCAGCGATGCCGAGCGCGCCGCCCTGGCGCTCACCGAAGCCGTCACTCGCTTGAGCGACCGGCCAGACCCTGTACCGGATGACATCTGGAACGAGGCCGCGCGTTTCTATAATGAATCAGAACTGGCGACCCTGGTCCTGTGGATTGCCGTCACCAACGTGTGGAACCGGCTGAACGTGGCCACCCGGCAGGTGGCGGGCGAGTGGGCCAAGTCACTTCAAGCGAAGAAGGTGATGGAGGGCGGCCCTGCGGCCCGCTGA
- a CDS encoding S41 family peptidase encodes MIEAVAANLREHYIHPDLADKVAQALAAHQKAGDYGSITDGAAFAALLTKQLRDTSRDMGLEVVYSRLPLRDRPMGPNAERLAQYRRALEESNCNFEKIEVLPHSIGYLKLNSFPDPSICSSEAKAALASLNDAKAIIFDLRDNHGGYPRMVMLIAAYLFDHPEYMYNPRENTTDRSWTQSPVPGNKLADKSIYVLTSARTFSGAEHFSYNLKMLKRAILVGETTGGATDVGTFHRIDEHFGMGIRETRAINPYSEPDWAVVGVRPNVKVRPEDALQVAEHLAEQKIQTMKTLGTR; translated from the coding sequence GTGATTGAAGCAGTGGCCGCGAATTTGAGAGAGCACTATATTCATCCAGACCTTGCCGACAAGGTTGCGCAGGCGCTGGCGGCACATCAAAAAGCCGGCGATTATGGAAGCATTACGGATGGCGCAGCATTCGCCGCTCTGCTGACGAAGCAACTGAGGGACACAAGCCGCGACATGGGCCTGGAAGTGGTCTATAGCCGCCTTCCATTACGGGATCGCCCGATGGGGCCGAACGCCGAGCGCCTTGCACAGTACCGGCGGGCGCTGGAAGAAAGCAACTGCAACTTCGAGAAAATCGAGGTCCTGCCACACAGCATCGGTTATTTAAAATTAAATTCGTTTCCTGATCCTTCCATCTGCAGTTCAGAAGCGAAGGCAGCCTTGGCGTCTCTGAATGATGCCAAGGCGATCATCTTCGATTTGCGGGACAACCATGGCGGATACCCCAGAATGGTTATGCTCATCGCGGCCTACTTGTTTGACCACCCGGAATACATGTACAACCCGAGAGAGAATACGACGGATCGATCATGGACACAGTCGCCAGTTCCAGGAAACAAGCTCGCAGACAAGTCGATCTATGTATTGACCTCGGCCAGAACGTTTTCCGGTGCAGAGCACTTCAGCTACAACTTAAAAATGCTGAAGAGGGCCATACTCGTAGGCGAAACCACAGGCGGCGCTACTGATGTCGGAACTTTCCATCGGATCGACGAACATTTCGGAATGGGCATTCGCGAAACGCGAGCGATTAATCCCTACTCAGAACCCGACTGGGCGGTAGTGGGTGTGCGGCCCAATGTGAAAGTCAGACCCGAAGATGCCTTACAAGTGGCAGAACATCTTGCAGAACAAAAAATCCAGACGATGAAAACCTTGGGAACTCGTTAG
- a CDS encoding NAD-dependent epimerase/dehydratase family protein, with translation MILLTGSSGYLGSRIAHALVARGEAFRVLVRDPDKLGLAPAETRCEIMAGDLCDREAVANALRGVQQVVHSAALVKMWVKDPREFWRVNVEGLKSLLEAADRAGVERVVYTSSFMAAGPSSDSKAGEGLKNHGPYSNEYEETKARALDWLRAEGFARFPVVALLPGVVYGPGPPTDGNLVGSMMRQYLSGKFPGLLGSGEQRWSFSYIAEVVQAHLAALEKGRAGEEYFLAGDNRSLNDLFRVIGRLADVTFPVRHLPFAIGKAVGALEVARARLFDHRPQLTPGVVEIFKRDWIYSSDKAVRELGYRVVPLEEGIKKTLEAGIG, from the coding sequence ATGATTCTTCTGACAGGCTCAAGCGGATATCTCGGCTCGCGCATTGCGCACGCGCTGGTGGCCCGCGGCGAGGCGTTCCGCGTGCTGGTGCGGGACCCAGATAAGCTGGGCCTGGCGCCCGCAGAAACCCGGTGCGAGATCATGGCCGGCGATCTTTGCGACCGCGAGGCCGTGGCGAACGCGCTGCGCGGAGTGCAGCAGGTGGTCCATTCCGCGGCGCTGGTTAAGATGTGGGTGAAGGACCCGCGGGAGTTCTGGCGGGTGAACGTCGAGGGGCTGAAATCCCTGCTGGAAGCTGCAGACCGGGCGGGCGTGGAACGCGTAGTCTACACGTCTTCGTTTATGGCCGCAGGGCCGTCGTCCGACTCGAAGGCAGGCGAAGGATTGAAGAACCACGGACCGTACTCGAATGAATATGAAGAAACCAAAGCCCGGGCGCTCGACTGGCTGCGGGCCGAAGGCTTTGCGCGGTTTCCGGTGGTGGCGCTGCTGCCGGGGGTCGTCTACGGTCCGGGTCCGCCGACCGATGGCAACCTGGTGGGCAGCATGATGCGCCAGTATTTGAGCGGAAAATTTCCCGGGCTGCTCGGTTCGGGCGAACAGCGATGGAGCTTCTCCTATATTGCTGAGGTTGTGCAGGCGCATCTGGCGGCGCTCGAAAAGGGCAGGGCGGGAGAAGAATATTTCCTTGCCGGCGACAATCGAAGCCTCAATGACCTGTTCCGCGTGATCGGGCGATTGGCCGACGTTACCTTTCCGGTGCGGCACCTGCCCTTTGCAATCGGGAAAGCGGTGGGAGCGCTGGAAGTCGCGCGGGCGCGGCTCTTTGATCATCGGCCGCAATTGACGCCGGGCGTGGTGGAAATTTTCAAGCGCGACTGGATCTATTCGAGCGACAAGGCCGTCCGCGAGCTGGGTTATCGCGTGGTTCCGCTCGAGGAGGGAATTAAAAAAACCTTGGAGGCGGGAATTGGGTGA
- a CDS encoding helix-turn-helix transcriptional regulator → MPKRKLDPLPSAAFQILLSLVGEDLHGYGIMRQVASQTGGRMRLGPGTLYSSIQVLLEEKFIQEVDLREDPGLNHERRRYYRLTTAGRKLARTEAERLADLLRVARAKKILRGEYV, encoded by the coding sequence ATGCCAAAAAGAAAACTCGACCCCTTACCCTCGGCGGCGTTCCAGATTCTGCTGTCACTGGTTGGCGAAGACCTGCACGGATACGGGATCATGCGTCAAGTGGCAAGCCAGACCGGCGGCCGAATGCGCCTGGGACCCGGAACGCTTTATAGCTCAATCCAGGTCTTACTCGAAGAGAAATTCATCCAGGAAGTTGATCTGCGTGAAGACCCAGGACTCAACCATGAGCGGCGCCGCTACTATCGATTGACCACAGCAGGACGCAAGCTTGCTCGAACAGAGGCCGAAAGGCTGGCGGATTTATTGCGCGTCGCACGCGCCAAGAAAATCCTGCGAGGGGAATATGTCTGA
- a CDS encoding HAD family phosphatase gives MKCRSACKGVIFDMDGVLIDSHPVHKKVWRQFLASLDRPVTERELDFVLDGRKREEILRHFLGDLSAERIREYGQRKNRIYEKTTRDLKTISGVEQFLGTLESAGIPMAVATSASFERARDTLAALGILPRFNALVTGNDVVKGKPDPEAFLRAAQRLDRDSHELLVVEDAVSGVKAAKSAGMKCLGIAAGGRIEILRAAGADHVVRDYRKISLDEVHRLF, from the coding sequence ATGAAGTGCCGGAGCGCGTGCAAGGGAGTGATTTTTGACATGGATGGAGTGCTGATTGACAGCCACCCCGTCCACAAAAAAGTGTGGAGGCAGTTCCTGGCCTCGCTGGACAGGCCGGTAACGGAACGGGAACTCGATTTTGTGCTGGACGGCAGGAAGCGCGAAGAGATCCTCCGCCACTTTCTGGGAGACCTTTCCGCGGAACGTATCAGGGAGTACGGACAGCGAAAGAACAGGATTTATGAAAAGACCACAAGGGACCTGAAGACCATTTCCGGCGTGGAGCAATTTCTTGGCACGTTGGAATCAGCGGGCATCCCTATGGCAGTAGCCACCAGCGCCAGCTTCGAGCGCGCCCGGGACACCCTGGCAGCTCTCGGGATCCTTCCACGCTTCAATGCCCTGGTGACCGGGAACGACGTTGTCAAGGGAAAGCCTGATCCTGAGGCGTTTTTGCGCGCCGCCCAGCGGCTGGACCGCGATTCACACGAGCTGCTGGTGGTGGAGGACGCTGTTTCCGGAGTCAAGGCGGCAAAATCGGCGGGGATGAAGTGCCTGGGGATTGCTGCAGGCGGACGCATCGAGATACTGCGGGCGGCCGGCGCCGACCACGTGGTGCGCGACTACCGCAAGATCAGCCTGGACGAAGTTCACCGGCTGTTCTGA
- a CDS encoding sigma-70 family RNA polymerase sigma factor — protein sequence MDEGNWLAERFEDNRGHLRAVAYRILGSMNEADDAVQEAWLRLSRSDESSIENLGGWLTTVVARVCLDMLRSRNSRREEPIAGPANIPVASSGPGSDPEQEALLADSVGLALLVVLGRLTPAERVAFVLHDMFAVPFEEIAPIIARTPVAARQLASRARRRVQGASAVPSNLIEQRAVASAFLSALRAGDIEGLVAVLDPEVVVHLDEASARAGGPREIRGARNWASGAVAFAAVAKSVQPALVNGSVGLVWAPRGRLMRVVTFALKRGKIAQVEIIADPARLLELDLAVLNP from the coding sequence GTGGATGAAGGCAATTGGCTGGCGGAACGATTTGAAGACAACCGCGGTCACCTGCGGGCGGTGGCCTACCGGATCCTGGGGTCGATGAATGAGGCGGACGACGCCGTTCAGGAAGCCTGGCTGCGACTCAGCCGGTCCGACGAGAGCAGTATAGAAAACCTTGGCGGCTGGCTGACCACGGTGGTGGCGCGCGTCTGTCTGGACATGCTGCGCTCGCGCAATTCGCGGAGGGAAGAACCCATCGCTGGGCCGGCGAACATACCGGTCGCGAGCAGTGGGCCGGGGAGCGATCCCGAACAGGAGGCGCTGCTGGCTGACTCGGTTGGACTCGCATTGCTGGTTGTCCTCGGCCGGCTGACGCCCGCCGAGCGCGTTGCGTTCGTTCTGCACGACATGTTTGCAGTTCCTTTTGAGGAAATCGCCCCGATCATTGCACGCACGCCCGTGGCAGCAAGGCAGCTCGCCAGCCGCGCGCGGCGTCGCGTGCAGGGCGCTTCCGCGGTCCCATCCAATCTTATCGAGCAGCGGGCAGTGGCCAGTGCTTTCCTCTCGGCTTTGCGCGCCGGCGACATCGAAGGACTTGTCGCCGTGCTTGATCCCGAGGTCGTTGTGCATCTGGACGAAGCCTCTGCGCGCGCGGGAGGTCCCAGAGAAATCCGCGGCGCCCGAAACTGGGCCAGCGGAGCGGTCGCGTTCGCCGCTGTGGCCAAATCTGTGCAGCCGGCTTTGGTGAACGGATCGGTGGGGCTTGTGTGGGCCCCGCGGGGACGTCTGATGCGAGTGGTCACCTTTGCGCTCAAGCGCGGCAAAATCGCCCAAGTGGAAATTATCGCCGATCCAGCGCGCCTGCTCGAACTCGACCTGGCCGTCCTCAATCCCTGA
- a CDS encoding UDP-glucose/GDP-mannose dehydrogenase family protein: MQSSIDGFAIIAGKGFGVQISVIGCGYVGLVTGACLAEAGHEVVCTDKDSARIAVLNDGGIPIYELYLDELVARNRRENRLKFTSDAAESVRASEVVFICVGTPPLETGDSDLSAIDAVARLIATAAKTPKLVVEKSTVPVQTGRQLKQALSVYGRKSGVAFRVASNPEFLREGTAVGDFLHPERIVVGVDDDASEKQLREVYQPILAGKFNCPLHPAACPALAPPSFLVTNINSAELIKHACNSFLALKISYANVLSDLCESLGANVREVTRAMGLDARIGPQFLAAGLGFGGSCLPKDVQAFIRLSEQAGMDFALLKEVERINRQRVQRFVEKVRRALWVIKDKKIAVLGLAFKPDTDDIRSSPPISLVKQLLAEGAQVRAYDPAAMDRTRELLPEACHSRDAYEAARGADALLIATEWQEFAALDWERIYNSMARPLILDGRNLLDPDQMAKRGFEYHSFGRPD, from the coding sequence TTGCAATCCTCAATAGACGGTTTTGCGATCATCGCAGGTAAGGGGTTCGGGGTGCAGATATCGGTCATTGGCTGCGGATACGTTGGCCTGGTTACAGGCGCCTGCCTTGCGGAGGCGGGCCATGAAGTGGTGTGTACTGACAAGGATTCGGCCAGAATTGCCGTGCTGAACGATGGCGGAATTCCAATCTATGAGTTGTACCTGGACGAACTGGTTGCCAGAAATCGCCGCGAAAACCGCCTGAAGTTTACCTCAGACGCGGCGGAGTCGGTCCGCGCAAGCGAAGTCGTATTTATCTGCGTTGGAACTCCGCCGCTTGAAACCGGCGACTCTGACCTTTCCGCCATTGACGCAGTTGCGCGGCTGATCGCCACCGCAGCCAAAACGCCGAAGTTGGTGGTTGAAAAGAGCACGGTGCCGGTGCAGACGGGGCGGCAATTGAAACAGGCGCTGAGCGTTTACGGGCGGAAAAGCGGCGTGGCGTTCCGCGTGGCTTCCAATCCGGAATTTCTTCGCGAGGGGACGGCGGTCGGGGATTTTTTGCATCCGGAGCGGATTGTGGTGGGCGTGGACGACGACGCGTCCGAAAAGCAGCTTCGGGAGGTTTACCAGCCGATCCTGGCGGGGAAATTCAACTGCCCCCTGCATCCTGCCGCCTGCCCCGCGCTGGCGCCGCCGTCGTTTCTGGTGACCAACATCAACAGCGCGGAGTTGATCAAGCATGCTTGCAATTCCTTCCTGGCTTTGAAGATTTCCTACGCCAACGTACTCTCGGACCTGTGCGAATCGCTGGGCGCCAACGTTCGAGAGGTCACGCGCGCCATGGGGCTGGATGCGCGGATCGGGCCGCAGTTTCTGGCTGCCGGCCTCGGCTTTGGCGGGTCCTGCCTGCCCAAGGATGTTCAGGCGTTTATTCGTCTTTCCGAGCAGGCTGGGATGGACTTTGCCTTGTTGAAAGAAGTGGAACGCATCAATCGGCAGCGCGTCCAGCGTTTTGTCGAAAAGGTCCGCCGCGCTCTCTGGGTGATCAAAGACAAGAAAATCGCCGTGCTGGGCCTGGCCTTTAAACCCGATACGGACGATATTCGCTCCTCTCCGCCCATCAGCCTGGTGAAGCAATTGCTCGCCGAGGGAGCGCAGGTGAGGGCCTACGATCCTGCGGCCATGGACCGAACGCGCGAGCTGCTCCCGGAGGCTTGCCACAGCAGGGACGCCTATGAGGCCGCGCGCGGCGCTGACGCGCTGCTGATTGCGACCGAATGGCAGGAGTTTGCTGCGCTTGACTGGGAGCGGATCTACAACTCGATGGCCCGTCCACTGATTTTGGACGGCCGGAACCTGCTGGACCCGGACCAAATGGCAAAGCGAGGTTTCGAGTATCATTCCTTCGGCAGGCCCGATTGA
- a CDS encoding cupin domain-containing protein gives MWQQSTSVNVRTSPADETIRLGPLVVRFLVTARNSSGSVAAFEFFVPAAQRLAAPAHSHDHYEETIYGIEGMLTWTVDGKPIDVGPGQALCIPRGAVHRFDNHGALDVKALCVITPAAIGPEFFRESAEVINAAAGGPPDRAKMIEIMLRHGLTPAPSPSQT, from the coding sequence ATGTGGCAACAGAGCACCAGCGTGAACGTCAGGACCAGTCCCGCCGACGAGACGATCCGCCTGGGACCGCTCGTGGTACGCTTCCTGGTCACGGCGCGGAATTCAAGCGGCAGCGTCGCGGCATTCGAGTTCTTTGTCCCGGCAGCGCAGCGACTGGCTGCGCCTGCGCACAGCCATGACCATTACGAAGAAACAATTTACGGGATTGAGGGAATGCTCACCTGGACCGTCGACGGAAAGCCGATTGACGTGGGACCGGGGCAGGCGCTCTGCATTCCCCGCGGCGCTGTCCACCGTTTTGACAATCACGGAGCCCTCGACGTGAAGGCCCTCTGCGTGATCACCCCGGCGGCCATCGGCCCGGAGTTTTTCCGCGAGTCCGCCGAGGTCATCAACGCGGCCGCAGGTGGGCCCCCGGACAGAGCGAAGATGATTGAGATCATGCTCCGCCACGGCCTTACGCCCGCTCCGTCTCCGTCTCAGACGTAA
- a CDS encoding ATP-dependent DNA helicase RecQ, which yields MPTDDLHKLLRSAFGFSSFRPNQEAVCRAAIKGQDILLVMPTGSGKSLCYQLPGVSRSGTTLVISPLIALIEDQVAKLKERGFAVERIHSGRPRADLRRVCQDYLRGVLQFLFIAPERLRVAGFPEMLAKRPPSLVAIDEAHCISQWGHDFRPDYRMLGQHLPGLRPAPLIALTATATPIVQKDIVAQLGLVRPALFVHGFRRSNIAIEVVETAPFQRPELTHQLLRVAERRPAIVYTPTRKQAQALAAELASSFPAMAYHAGLDAGIRQQVQAEFLKGRVEVIVATIAFGMGIDKADIRTVIHTALPGSMEAYYQEIGRAGRDGKPSRAILMHSYADRYTHDFFFERDYPDIRVLDGIFAHLGPAPQTKAALQRQVQAEEEDFDKALEKLWIHGGAVVDYAENVSRGATGWRDAYLAQAEQKRAQIDQMIRYAESRQCRMASLVRHFGDLADGQKACGICDFCDPTHCGAQRLRSATQEEHAWLLRVAAALRKTNIKSTGKLYLAVCPGREMARNAFEEVLGAMARAGLVELIDSAFEKDGKSIPYRTARLTDAGYAVDERTPVNFLMKENVLPPDKRKRKRKSKAPEGRNKASRPEAAARPEAAANAKGVENKNEARLEAALRAWRLAEARRRGLPAFCIFNDRTLSALASSRPATTEDLLAIPGIGISKLEKYGRDICRLLRGNGD from the coding sequence ATGCCAACCGACGATCTTCATAAGCTTCTGCGCAGTGCGTTTGGGTTCTCCTCCTTCCGGCCGAACCAGGAAGCTGTTTGCCGTGCGGCCATCAAAGGGCAGGACATCCTGCTGGTCATGCCCACCGGGTCCGGCAAGTCGCTCTGTTACCAGTTGCCGGGCGTCTCGCGCAGCGGGACCACGCTGGTGATCAGTCCGCTGATTGCCCTGATAGAAGACCAGGTAGCAAAGCTCAAGGAGCGGGGTTTTGCGGTTGAGCGCATCCATTCCGGCCGCCCGCGCGCCGACCTGCGCCGTGTCTGCCAGGATTACCTGCGTGGAGTGTTGCAATTTCTTTTTATTGCCCCGGAGCGGCTGCGCGTGGCCGGCTTCCCGGAGATGCTGGCCAAGAGGCCGCCGTCCCTGGTCGCGATTGACGAAGCACATTGCATCTCGCAATGGGGGCACGACTTCAGGCCGGATTACCGTATGCTGGGCCAGCATCTGCCGGGCTTGCGCCCTGCGCCGCTGATAGCGCTGACGGCCACCGCCACGCCTATTGTTCAGAAGGACATCGTGGCGCAATTGGGGCTGGTGCGCCCGGCCCTCTTTGTTCACGGTTTCCGGCGCTCCAACATTGCCATTGAGGTTGTCGAAACTGCCCCTTTTCAGCGACCCGAACTTACCCATCAACTGCTGCGGGTGGCGGAACGGCGGCCGGCAATCGTCTATACGCCCACGCGCAAGCAGGCGCAGGCTCTGGCAGCCGAACTGGCCTCTTCCTTTCCCGCCATGGCCTATCACGCCGGCCTCGATGCCGGGATACGGCAGCAAGTGCAGGCCGAGTTTCTCAAGGGGCGGGTGGAGGTGATTGTGGCGACGATCGCCTTTGGGATGGGGATTGACAAAGCCGATATCCGTACTGTAATCCATACGGCCCTGCCTGGCAGCATGGAAGCGTATTACCAGGAGATCGGACGCGCCGGCCGTGACGGAAAACCCAGCCGGGCCATCCTGATGCACTCCTATGCCGACCGCTACACCCACGACTTCTTCTTCGAGCGCGATTATCCGGACATCAGAGTGCTTGATGGAATCTTTGCGCACCTTGGGCCTGCGCCGCAAACGAAAGCGGCGCTCCAGCGGCAGGTCCAGGCGGAGGAAGAGGACTTTGACAAGGCGCTGGAAAAGCTATGGATCCACGGAGGCGCCGTGGTGGATTATGCTGAAAATGTCAGCCGGGGCGCCACCGGTTGGCGCGACGCCTATCTTGCTCAAGCAGAACAGAAGCGGGCGCAAATCGATCAGATGATCCGTTACGCAGAGAGCCGGCAGTGCCGCATGGCCAGTCTGGTGCGCCATTTTGGCGATCTTGCCGACGGGCAGAAGGCTTGCGGGATCTGCGATTTCTGCGATCCCACGCATTGCGGAGCACAACGGCTTCGGAGCGCCACCCAGGAGGAGCATGCCTGGCTCTTGCGGGTAGCGGCCGCCCTGCGCAAGACGAACATAAAATCAACGGGCAAACTTTATCTGGCGGTATGCCCGGGTCGTGAAATGGCCCGCAATGCTTTTGAAGAAGTGCTTGGGGCCATGGCACGGGCAGGCCTCGTAGAGCTAATCGACTCGGCCTTTGAGAAGGATGGCAAGTCGATCCCTTACCGTACTGCCAGGCTTACGGATGCCGGTTACGCCGTGGACGAGCGGACGCCGGTCAACTTCCTGATGAAAGAGAATGTGCTTCCACCCGACAAGCGCAAAAGGAAGAGGAAGTCCAAAGCTCCCGAGGGACGGAACAAGGCCTCAAGACCGGAAGCCGCAGCACGGCCTGAGGCGGCGGCGAACGCGAAAGGGGTGGAAAACAAAAACGAGGCCCGCCTGGAAGCGGCGTTGCGCGCCTGGCGCCTGGCCGAAGCCCGGCGGCGCGGCCTGCCCGCGTTCTGTATCTTCAACGACCGCACTCTGAGTGCCCTGGCCAGCAGCCGCCCGGCAACCACCGAAGATCTGCTCGCCATCCCCGGAATCGGAATCAGCAAGCTCGAGAAATACGGACGAGACATCTGCCGCCTCCTGCGCGGGAATGGCGATTAA
- a CDS encoding UbiA family prenyltransferase: MKLLKLYWTFGRPFTLIPPMVGIFSGSLIGYGATHVRLVPYHIVLAVLAAGVLNAASNGINQICDFENDRINKPHRPLPSGRMTWQQAWVFVVVTYVVALAMVAAINWQIFAIYVVAALATLAYSVPPVRLKRSTWGSNIIIALVRGGLLKVAGWAAVATVLHSVEPWYIGSIYVVFLLGATTTKDFADIEGDRKAGCITLPVRYGATFSARAISPSFILPWLMLPLGLWLRVLSGNSTAIVVLSIIMLAWGAYVIYLINDDPRRLVTEGENHPGWHHMYWMMMVGHLGLAAAYLIS, from the coding sequence ATGAAACTGCTGAAGCTCTACTGGACTTTTGGCCGCCCCTTCACGCTGATTCCTCCCATGGTCGGCATTTTTTCCGGCTCGCTGATTGGTTATGGGGCAACGCACGTCCGCCTGGTCCCTTATCACATTGTGCTGGCGGTGTTGGCGGCGGGAGTTCTGAACGCGGCATCGAATGGCATCAACCAGATCTGCGATTTTGAAAACGACCGCATCAACAAGCCGCACCGGCCGCTGCCTTCCGGACGAATGACCTGGCAGCAGGCCTGGGTGTTTGTGGTGGTCACCTATGTTGTGGCGCTGGCGATGGTGGCCGCGATCAACTGGCAGATTTTTGCCATCTACGTCGTGGCGGCGCTTGCGACACTGGCCTATTCAGTGCCGCCGGTGAGGCTGAAGCGAAGCACCTGGGGATCGAACATCATCATTGCGCTGGTCCGCGGCGGACTGCTGAAGGTGGCTGGCTGGGCGGCGGTGGCCACGGTGCTCCACTCGGTTGAACCGTGGTACATCGGCTCAATCTACGTTGTGTTTCTGCTGGGCGCCACCACCACCAAGGACTTTGCCGACATCGAAGGTGACCGCAAGGCGGGCTGCATCACGCTGCCGGTGCGCTACGGCGCAACGTTCAGCGCCCGCGCCATCAGCCCGTCGTTTATCCTGCCATGGCTGATGCTGCCGCTCGGTTTGTGGCTGCGCGTTCTGAGCGGAAATTCCACGGCGATTGTGGTTTTGAGTATCATCATGCTGGCGTGGGGAGCCTATGTGATTTACCTGATTAACGATGACCCCCGGCGGCTGGTGACGGAGGGAGAAAATCATCCCGGATGGCACCATATGTACTGGATGATGATGGTAGGGCATCTGGGACTCGCAGCCGCGTACCTGATCAGCTAA